The proteins below are encoded in one region of Equus caballus isolate H_3958 breed thoroughbred chromosome 18, TB-T2T, whole genome shotgun sequence:
- the FZD7 gene encoding frizzled-7, with product MRGPGAAASRLPLGLCTLVLALLGALPAGAGAQPYHGEKGISVPDHGFCQPISIPLCTDIAYNQTILPNLLGHTNQEDAGLEVHQFYPLVKVQCSPELRFFLCSMYAPVCTVLDKAIPPCRSLCERARQGCEALMNKFGFQWPERLRCENFPVHGAGEICVGQNTSDGSGGAGGGPTAYPTAPYLPDLPFTALPPGAPDGRGRPAFPFSCPRQLKVPPYLGYRFLGERDCGAPCEPGRANGLMYFKEEERRFARLWVGVWSVLCCASTLFTVLTYLVDMRRFSYPERPIIFLSGCYFMVAVAHVAGFLLEDRAVCVERFSDDGYRTVAQGTKKEGCTILFMVLYFFGMASSIWWVILSLTWFLAAGMKWGHEAIEANSQYFHLAAWAVPAIKTITILAMGQVDGDLLSGVCYVGLSSVDALRGFVLAPLFVYLFIGTSFLLAGFVSLFRIRTIMKHDGTKTEKLEKLMVRIGVFSVLYTVPATIVLACYFYEQAFREHWERTWLLQTCKSYAVPCPPGHFPPMSPDFTVFMIKYLMTMIVGITTGFWIWSGKTLQSWRRFYHRLSHSSKGETAV from the coding sequence ATGCGGGGTCCCGGCGCGGCCGCGTCGCGCTTGCCCCTGGGCCTGTGCACCCTGGTGCTGGCGCTGCTGGGCGCGCTGCCCGCGGGCGCCGGGGCGCAGCCGTACCACGGCGAGAAGGGCATCTCGGTGCCGGACCACGGCTTCTGCCAGCCCATCTCCATCCCGCTGTGCACGGACATCGCCTACAACCAGACCATCCTGCCCAACCTGCTCGGCCACACGAACCAAGAGGACGCGGGCCTCGAGGTGCACCAGTTCTACCCGCTGGTGAAGGTGCAGTGTTCTCCAGAGCTGCGCTTCTTCCTGTGCTCCATGTACGCGCCCGTGTGCACCGTGCTCGATAAGGCCATCCCGCCGTGCCGCTCTCTGTGCGAGCGGGCCCGCCAGGGCTGCGAGGCGCTCATGAACAAGTTCGGCTTCCAGTGGCCCGAGCGGCTGCGCTGCGAGAACTTCCCGGTGCACGGCGCCGGCGAGATCTGCGTGGGCCAGAACACGTCCGACGGCTccgggggcgcgggcggcggccccaCCGCCTACCCCACCGCGCCCTACCTGCCCGACCTGCCCTTCACCGCGCTGCCCCCGGGGGCCCCCGACGGCAGGGGCCGCCCCGCCTTCCCCTTCTCGTGCCCCCGCCAGCTCAAGGTGCCCCCCTACCTGGGCTACCGCTTCCTGGGCGAGCGCGACTGCGGCGCCCCGTGCGAGCCGGGCCGCGCCAACGGCCTCATGTActtcaaggaggaggagaggcgCTTCGCCCGCCTCTGGGTGGGCGTGTGGTCGGTGCTGTGCTGCGCCTCGACCCTCTTCACCGTGCTCACCTACCTGGTGGACATGCGGCGCTTCAGCTACCCCGAGCGGCCCATCATCTTCCTGTCGGGCTGCTACTTCATGGTGGCCGTGGCGCACGTGGCCGGCTTCCTGCTGGAGGACCGCGCCGTGTGCGTGGAGCGCTTCTCGGACGACGGCTACCGCACGGTGGCGCAGGGCACCAAGAAGGAGGGCTGCACCATCCTCTTCATGGTGCTCTACTTCTTCGGCATGGCCAGTTCCATCTGGTGGGTCATCCTGTCGCTCACTTGGTTCCTGGCGGCCGGCATGAAGTGGGGCCACGAGGCCATCGAAGCCAACTCGCAGTACTTCCACCTGGCCGCGTGGGCGGTGCCCGCCATCAAGACCATCACCATCCTGGCCATGGGCCAGGTGGACGGGGACCTGCTCAGCGGGGTGTGCTACGTGGGCCTGTCCAGCGTGGACGCGCTGCGGGGCTTCGTGCTGGCGCCTCTGTTCGTCTACCTCTTCATCGGCACGTCCTTCCTGCTGGCCGGCTTCGTGTCGCTCTTCCGCATCCGCACCATCATGAAGCACGACGGCACCAAGACCGAGAAGCTGGAGAAGCTCATGGTGCGCATCGGCGTCTTCAGCGTGCTCTACACCGTGCCGGCCACCATCGTCCTGGCCTGCTACTTCTACGAGCAGGCCTTCCGCGAACACTGGGAGCGCACCTGGCTCCTGCAGACGTGCAAGAGCTACGCGGTGCCCTGCCCGCCCGGCCACTTTCCGCCCATGAGCCCCGACTTCACCGTCTTCATGATCAAGTACTTGATGACCATGATCGTGGGCATCACCACCGGCTTCTGGATCTGGTCCGGCAAGACCCTGCAGTCGTGGCGCCGCTTCTACCACAGACTCAGCCACAGCAGCAAGGGGGAGACTGCGGTATGa